The Platichthys flesus chromosome 10, fPlaFle2.1, whole genome shotgun sequence genome includes a window with the following:
- the si:ch211-67f13.7 gene encoding zona pellucida sperm-binding protein 3, with product MKTKWHVYILWSVLSLGLLCCATDTSAFTRRKRGVSNLGNPRSKPVRVSTTEFSLKLPASSSPLFKLSPPGRPPHLDPRAMRAAQTQSDFAAVPDVSVTCSTSDLVVRVKPAFYGQSAEAEELTLGRSCRSNGVLRPYGDLLFTYPVTACDAVREAPRGYLVYKFVLHYAPSPKRSPSSAQTIDVDIECRYQRNHHVYQLAVKPTWQTAVMRKKLNGRPSDFQIELMDDSSSEPAGPHVYQLGQTVNVQGSALHLPTGGKLYISSCYAAPSGGAKSYLKYTIIDNFGCMLDSKKDPGASQFIYRTDKTLQFSLKAFHFTPDPDTEVSIRCEFSVTSEDPSPTHKSCTYIGNRWKALTGDDSICECCDSQCVTSEHWKVTTEGSARSELLLVSDQPYAAEEVFLPISPSLVSVSRDIKTTVSRQIDEQHSPEYLWESADVVEYDDYDDEEEYTEKELGEVESRIIFGVTTEPESEKFVFRHGVLVEERTEAEVKNVDEPEDDGSANDMEDVFEGELVHEISEGREDETSDAQHTIHSNQREVEVLRHWAQAAHLPESEGEEEKKTYTGRDEEHDRKRAYDEERKNYDGLADPDDLTWYFKWR from the exons ATGAAAACAAAGTGGCATGTCTATATTTTGTGGAGTGTTTTATCCCTTGGCCTCCTCTGCTGTGCAACCGACACATCTGCCTTTACAAGAAGGAAAAGGGGGGTTTCGAACCTGGGTAATCCAAGATCGAAACCGGTCCGAGTGTCAACAACAGAATTCTCCCTGAAGTTACCTGCCAGCTCTTCTCCATTGTTTAAACTCAGTCCACCAGGACGCCCCCCTCATCTGGACCCCCGAGCCATGCGTGCTGCTCAGACCCAGTCGGACTTTGCCGCTGTGCCAGACGTCTCTGTGACCTGCTCCACGTCCGACTTGGTCGTCCGGGTCAAGCCAGCTTTCTACGGTCAGAGCGCCGAGGCAGAGGAGCTGACATTAGGCCGCAGCTGCAGGAGCAACGGGGTTCTCAGACCGTACGGTGACCTCCTCTTCACGTATCCGGTGACAGCTTGTGATGCTGTACGTGAG GCGCCTCGGGGTTACCTGGTCTACAAGTTCGTGCTCCATTACGCGCCATCGCCAAAACGGTCCCCAAGCAGTGCGCAAACCATCGATGTCGACATTGAGTGCCGTTATCAGAG GAACCATCACGTGTACCAGCTGGCTGTGAAACCCACCTGGCAAACTGCTGTGATGCGTAAAAAGCTGAACGGGCGCCCCAGTGACTTCCAGATCGAGTTGATGGATG ATTCCTCGAGCGAACCAGCCGGGCCCCACGTGTACCAGCTTGGCCAGACGGTAAATGTCCAGGGCTCTGCCCTGCATCTCCCCACTGGAGGAAAACTATACATCAGCAGCTGCTATGCAGCACCATCCGGTGGTGCCAAATCATATCTCAAATACACCATCATCGACAATTTTGG CTGTATGCTGGACAGCAAAAAAGACCCGGGAGCCTCTCAGTTCATCTATCGCACGGACAAGACCCTGCAGTTCTCCCTGAAGGCCTTCCACTTTACCCCTGACCCTGACACTGAG GTCAGCATTCGCTGTGAATTTTCAGTCACTTCAGAGGATCCAAGTCCTACACACAAATCCTGCACCTACATAGGAAACAG GTGGAAGGCCCTCACTGGTGACGACTCTATATGTGAATGCTGTGATTCACAGTGCGTGACCTCTGAACACTGGAAGGTCACGACAGAAG GTTCTGCCCGCAGTGAGTTGCTGCTCGTCTCCGATCAGCCGTACGCCGCGGAGGAGGTTTTTCTACCAATCAGTCCTTCCCTGGTCAGCGTGAGCCGAGACATCAAGACCACAGTCAGTCGACAAATTGATGAGCAGCACAGTCCTGAGTATTTGTGGGAAAGTGCAGATGTAGTAGAATATGACgattatgatgatgaagaagagtaCACAGAAAAGGAGCTCGGTGAAGTGGAAAGCAGGATAATCTTCGGCGTTACGACAGAACCCGAGTCAGAGAAATTTGTTTTCAGGCATGGGGTTTTAGTGGAGGAGCGGACTGAAGCTGAAGTGAAGAATGTAGATGAGCCTGAAGATGACGGCTCAGCTAATGACATGGAGGATGTGTTCGAGGGTGAATTAGTGCATGAAATATCtgagggaagagaagatgagACCTCCGACGCTCAGCACACGATCCATTCGAATCAGAGAGAAGTTGAAGTGCTGCGTCACTGGGCGCAGGCTGCGCACCTGCCGGAGTCTGAAggtgaggaagaaaagaagaccTACACCGGTAGAGATGAAGAGCATGATAGGAAAAGGGCCTAtgatgaagagaggaagaacTATGATGGTCTGGCAGATCCAGATGATCTGACATGGTATTTCAAATGGAGGTAG